Within the Nitrososphaera sp. genome, the region CCTAGGAAGCGGCCTGTGCGCGCCGGCGCTCAAATGGAAATCACACTATCCCCACCAAGAGATTTGCTGCGTCAACATTAATTTCAGTCAGCTTGCCTATGCAAGGAGGCTACACTCGGCGCTGCCTTCCGGCGGTCAGGGGGTCGTTTCCTCTTTTTCAGATACTGCGCTCTCAATGGTCAATTCAAACGCCTCTGAGCTGCCATTCGCAGACTCGTCAATAAGCAGGCTAATTGCGCTCGAGTCGGCGCAGCACTTTAGGCCGTTTGCGCAGTTTGTCAGAGAATCCGAGAGGGTGCTTGCCCCCGGAGGGCTTTTGGTGATTGCAATCCCGATACGGTCTAGAAAATGCAATTTCCTGCGGCTTGGCATGCTGTCCCTGACATGGTCCTCAGAACACTACACCGGCGAGTTTGTTAGAACAGCAATTCAGGGCGGCAGCCTTCAGATAGAGTCCTACACGAGCATCGGGCGGAGCGTATACCAGCCACTGGCTGAATACTATGTGCGGAACAGGAATACGCTGAGAGGGAGGATTTTACAGCGATATCTTCCCGTTGTCGAGTGGCTCCTGTATCGGTCTATTTTGAAGATGAATGCGCTTTCAAGGGAGGGAATGATAGACTATGTGCTGATAAAAGCTCGCAAGCGCTCTCTGTAGCAGCCTCGTTGACACTTGCTGCATATTTTCTATATAGATACGCGCAGGGAAGTTTATTGCCCCCGTTTCAAGAAGTAGGCGCGTGCCAGTAAATTCTTCTATGATCTTTTCATATGTGTCGCTAGCTGCGGTTGCTATTACAATCTCGCTTGTAATGGTCTCGGGTCATCAGCTGGTCGGCGCGACGGATACGGATGCCAGCAGCAGAATGGTTAACCTGACAATTTCAAGCACAAGTATTAACAGGACGCAGGTAATGCTTCCACCTCAAATTGTCGCCTATACTCAGATTCACATAAGCAACACGCTGAGTGTTGCAGTTCCGGGTCCCTTTGAGCAATTGGTGCATGTAGACAGCTCCAAGTTATTTCCAAACGAGGCACCCAACCTGCAGAACATCGAGTTCTTTGACGTACACGGAAACGTGATTCCAAGCTGGATGGAGTCAGGAAATAGCTATGCCTCAAAGGACACCGTCTACTGGCTAAAGCTTGCAAACGGAATAGCTCCAAGCTCGACCGTAGCAGTATACATGGGGTTTGCGCCGACAAACGTCAACTTGCTCAACAACCTCACGACTGGCGAGGCGCCGCAACTGTCGCAGGTGTACGGTCAGTACGACAACGGGAAGAACATCTTTAGGTACTATCAGCGATTCGGAGGGCTTGGATCACTGCCGTCCGGCTGGAGCGCAATCGACTCCACGGGGAATGTTTCAAGCTCATCCGCTTGCCAGCCTGC harbors:
- a CDS encoding class I SAM-dependent methyltransferase → MARTGLGPLDIVRWTFRRGGSDIVKLYDALAPLMQLATGGDMLNFGLWQKGSTFSPREAQDSLCLMIGELAEMGSTPGVVVDLGSGLCAPALKWKSHYPHQEICCVNINFSQLAYARRLHSALPSGGQGVVSSFSDTALSMVNSNASELPFADSSISRLIALESAQHFRPFAQFVRESERVLAPGGLLVIAIPIRSRKCNFLRLGMLSLTWSSEHYTGEFVRTAIQGGSLQIESYTSIGRSVYQPLAEYYVRNRNTLRGRILQRYLPVVEWLLYRSILKMNALSREGMIDYVLIKARKRSL